The DNA region TTCGGTGTCGAGATGAACATTTACGCGTTTGCCTCTATAACCTTTAGATGGTTTAATAACAACTGGCTTTTGTATGTTCTTAAAAAAGGCTAAGGCTTCGTTAACGGTGCTAGTAAGAATACGAATAGGAACAGGAATGCCCATCTCTTCTAGCATTTTATAAGTTAGGTATTTATCATCGGTGTTCTCAACAGCGAGGTAACTTGTTTGTTGAGTAAGTGTTGCTCTAATGACTTTACGATAGCAACCTGTTCCAAGTTGTACAAAATTAAATTTATCTAAACGTTGTGTGGGTATTCTTCGTTGTTCGGCTTCGTTAACGATTTGTTGCGTCGAAAATCCTAGCATTCGCTTTTCACGAATAAAAATTAAATTTTCGATGATGGGATCCGTCGAAATAGGTTGTTTTGTAAGTATGCTATTGATGATATGAATAGCCATTTTACCTGCATATATACCAGCAAATTCATCAAAAAAACGAATAACCACATTATAAACACCTTTTTCTTTTGTTTCACGTGTTTTGCCAAAACCCACGTTCATCCCAGCTAAATTTTGCAATTCAATTGCAAGATGCTCCATGACGTGCCCGAGCAGAGTGCCTTCGTCCAATCGCATAAAAAAACCTCCTCGAACACCCATTGAACAATGGTGCTCGATTAAACTTGGTATTGTTGCTTTTAATGCCTCATTGAACCCTTCAATTTGATTTGTAAATACTTCGTCGAACTCATTAAGCCGTAACCTGAATCGTACTACTTGTGCACCACTGAAATAATTTGCCCCGATTAAGGTTTTATATGACTCTATAACTAAAGGACTGTTTAAAAAAGGCTGTTCTAATAGTTTAGAAATGTTCAATTTATCATTGTTTTCGTTCCACATATATTGGGCATAAATTATTGCTTAAAGATAAGAAAAACTTTCTCATGGTTTGTAAATTTTTTATATAAAATCCATTAATCGCCTAATAGTCAATTAGATAACAAATAATTTTTATGTTGAATTAAGCTCAAGATTATCAACAAATTAAAAAAGTTATTAACAATGTGGGAAAAAGTGTAAAAAAATGTAATAATGTGGGAAAATTTTGTTTATTTTTGAAAGTCAATTTTAAGTATGATTACATTTATCGGCGATTATCCATGTAAGGTAGATTCTAAGGGAAGAATCTTGATGCCTGCTGCATTTAAAAAGCAGATGGGCGACAAGGTTATTGACCGTTTTGTAGTAAAAAAATCTATTTTCGAGAAGTCGCTGATGCTTTATCCTTACGATGAGTGGGAACGTCAAATTACTATTTTGCGATCTAAAATAAACCCATATAATCGCGCACACTCCGAATTTCTTAGAGAGTTCTTTAAAGGAACGGCCGAAATTACGCTCGATAACAATAGTCGCCTTTTAATTCCTAAGCGTTTACTCGATTGGGCGAATATTACAACTGATGTTATTCTTGCTGGACAAGACGATAAGATTATGATTTGGGATAAACATAGCTACGAAT from Bacteroidales bacterium includes:
- a CDS encoding division/cell wall cluster transcriptional repressor MraZ codes for the protein MITFIGDYPCKVDSKGRILMPAAFKKQMGDKVIDRFVVKKSIFEKSLMLYPYDEWERQITILRSKINPYNRAHSEFLREFFKGTAEITLDNNSRLLIPKRLLDWANITTDVILAGQDDKIMIWDKHSYESQTLTDEEFASLAEKILGNNELNDK